The following proteins are co-located in the bacterium genome:
- a CDS encoding glycosyltransferase — protein MEQLVSIILPVYNGERFIERAIRSVLAQTYKYWELIVIDDGSTDKTSEIVKRYLNEKVKYLYQKNSGVSIARNKGIEISNGDYIAFLDCDDVWKPEKLQVQLSKFMENYNVGLIYTDVFIVTERGKILGKFSQFNYPYSNKVTKKLFLQNFICTSSVIMNKEILKKTGLFDPDIKIGEDYDLFFRLSLYTNFYYVDSPLLYYQISEKGLSRNKIKMWEENIKILDKWLKKYPELTKILGTKTIKEKKSNLFILLGKEYFENGKFNQAQKTFYKAITYKKNIKGISLFLLSFLGKFGKFLLSLKQRVLK, from the coding sequence ATGGAACAATTAGTAAGTATTATACTCCCAGTTTACAATGGAGAGAGATTTATAGAAAGAGCAATCAGAAGTGTATTAGCACAGACATATAAATATTGGGAGTTGATAGTTATTGATGACGGTTCTACTGATAAAACAAGTGAAATTGTCAAAAGATATTTAAATGAAAAAGTAAAATATCTTTATCAGAAAAATTCAGGTGTGAGTATAGCAAGAAATAAAGGTATTGAAATATCTAATGGCGATTATATTGCTTTTTTAGACTGCGATGATGTATGGAAACCTGAAAAATTACAAGTTCAATTATCAAAATTTATGGAAAATTATAATGTTGGACTTATTTATACAGATGTTTTTATAGTTACTGAAAGGGGTAAAATTCTCGGGAAGTTTTCTCAATTTAATTATCCTTACTCTAATAAAGTTACTAAAAAATTATTTTTGCAAAATTTTATATGTACATCATCGGTGATAATGAATAAAGAAATATTAAAAAAAACAGGACTTTTTGACCCAGATATTAAAATAGGTGAGGATTATGATTTGTTTTTTAGATTAAGTTTATATACAAATTTTTATTATGTTGATAGTCCACTATTATACTATCAAATATCGGAAAAAGGTCTATCAAGAAACAAAATAAAAATGTGGGAAGAAAATATTAAAATTTTAGATAAATGGTTAAAGAAATATCCAGAACTTACCAAAATTCTTGGGACTAAAACAATAAAAGAGAAGAAATCAAATCTTTTTATTTTGTTAGGAAAAGAATATTTTGAAAATGGGAAATTTAATCAGGCACAAAAAACGTTTTATAAAGCAATTACATATAAGAAAAATATAAAAGGAATATCTTTATTTTTACTTTCTTTTTTAGGTAAATTTGGTAAGTTTTTACTTTCTTTAAAACAGAGGGTTTTAAAATGA